One Prunus dulcis chromosome 8, ALMONDv2, whole genome shotgun sequence DNA window includes the following coding sequences:
- the LOC117638832 gene encoding disease resistance protein RPM1-like translates to MASAGVELLIGKIGSFLESRVPLLGGVGDELQHLRSELLTMKAFLEDAERNGALSEVEETWVANVRDLSIEVEDIIDEFKYHENEQRSWDPYTRAFRQTIFLPLNLWERHRITTKLQKLIIKTIRAIPERNQPYGVDRIDGMTNSHGYDPNRVEIFGELSLFFKNDELVGIEDAKEKLVGWLLSGEPQTTVISVVGMGGSGKTTLVANTFNTQTAKFDCYAWVTVSKTYNIEDLLRVLITELFTSAREDVPQDLSNMSYTQMVEILVNYLQPKRYVIVLDDVWDINLWRQIHVAVPDGAHGSRIMLTTRREDIASFSFGAGCHVHQVQPLNENEAWDLFSRKAFSSRPDNCCPPELEPVARDLLGKCQGLPLGIVALGSLMSTKRLASEWTEFYTRLSCELSNNPLLEVVKSILLLSFNDLPYRLKLCFLYFSIFPEDYVIECDRLVRLLMAEGFVELVAGAKPEEIAEGYVTELTCRCMVQVVKREPFGRAKAFKMHDLLRELALSISKVENFCTIYNEQKTKDDSRAPHRLSMQANYGELQPHGDMSKVRTFFIFAPKMTDSSSFQKLPSGFKLLEVLDLRHVPIVQLPDETVKFFNLKYLNLKGTKVKELPRDIGNLHNLETLDIRHSKIRSLPDGIVKLNNLRHLLMYHCNFEDLFRSYYFFDGTQVPLDICKLKSLQVLDAIELRDGLTKQLAHLTQLTRMSLTNVREADEEDLCKSIESMRLLEHLFVHTSTEDEVLHLDALPSAPSVLNALGLIGKLERVPLWFHSLQNLTALRLHWSRLTEDFLPHIKALPNLAILRLNKAYVGNQLVFHTGFPKLAELYLMDFPQLNVIVIERGAMPALQTLVITECMGLKQLPNGIEHLTCLQNLSFVSVPNELVERIRGEESLDHAKVEHISEISYHYKTEHGWLGERLRSSLQWVVRPSSSSVDILTRDGLPFLPGN, encoded by the exons aTGGCATCAGCTGGCGTAGAACTTTTGATCGGCAAAATAGGTTCATTTCTTGAAAGCAGAGTGCCTCTGTTAGGAGGAGTTGGTGATGAACTTCAGCATCTCAGGAGTGAGTTGCTCACCATGAAAGCCTTCTTGGAAGATGCCGAAAGAAACGGAGCTCTCAGTGAAGTTGAGGAAACCTGGGTGGCAAATGTGAGGGACCTGTCCATCGAAGTTGAAGACATCATTGACGAGTTCAAATATCACGAAAATGAACAGAGAAGTTGGGATCCATACACAAGGGCCTTTCGTCAAACTATTTTCTTACCGTTGAACCTTTGGGAAAGGCATCGGATCACCACCAAATTGCAGAAGCTCATCATCAAAACAATCAGAGCCATTCCGGAAAGAAACCAACCTTATGGTGTTGATCGTATAGATGGCATGACTAATTCCCATGGTTACGATCCCAATCGAGTCGAAATCTTCGGAGAGTTAtctcttttctttaaaaatgaTGAACTTGTCGGAATCGAAGATGCTAAAGAGAAGTTAGTTGGATGGTTGCTGTCTGGAGAGCCTCAAACGACTGTAATTTCTGTGGTTGGTATGGGGGGTTCTGGCAAGACCACCTTAGTTGCAAACACCTTCAACACTCAAACTGCCAAGTTTGATTGCTATGCTTGGGTCACTGTCTCAAAAACTTACAACATTGAAGATCTTTTAAGGGTCTTGATAACAGAACTTTTTACATCAGCAAGGGAAGATGTTCCTCAAGACTTGAGCAATATGAGCTACACACAAATGGTGGAAATTCTGGTCAACTATTTGCAGCCAAAGAGGTATGTGATTGTGCTAGACGATGTGTGGGATATTAATCTTTGGAGGCAAATACATGTAGCAGTTCCAGATGGAGCACATGGAAGCCGGATCATGCTCACAACTCGGAGAGAAGACATCGCTTCTTTCTCATTTGGGGCTGGATGTCATGTTCATCAAGTTCAGCCTCTTAATGAGAATGAGGCTTGGGATCTCTTTTCCAGGAAAGCTTTCTCTAGCCGGCCTGATAATTGTTGCCCACCAGAGCTTGAACCCGTTGCTAGGGATCTTCTTGGAAAATGCCAAGGCTTACCTCTGGGAATAGTGGCTTTGGGCTCTCTCATGTCAACCAAAAGGCTTGCATCTGAGTGGACGGAATTTTACACTCGTTTGAGTTGTGAGCTAAGTAACAACCCGTTGCTTgaagtagtgaagagcatctTGTTGCTAAGCTTCAATGACTTACCTTACCGACTCAAGCTATGCTTCTTGTATTTCAGCATTTTCCCAGAAGATTACGTGATTGAATGTGATAGGCTTGTTAGATTGTTGATGGCTGAGGGGTTTGTGGAACTAGTTGCAGGGGCTAAGCCAGAAGAGATTGCCGAAGGCTATGTAACGGAGCTCACTTGCCGATGCATGGTACAAGTTGTTAAGAGGGAACCATTTGGACGGGCAAAAGCGTTCAAGATGCATGACCTTTTACGAGAACTTGctctttcaatttccaaaGTTGAGAACTTTTGTACCATCTATAATGAGCAAAAAACGAAGGATGATAGCAGAGCTCCCCATCGCTTATCAATGCAAGCAAACTATGGAGAACTACAGCCACACGGAGACATGTCAAAGGTTCGcacattctttatttttgctCCTAAGATGACtgattcttcttcatttcaAAAATTGCCATCTGGTTTCAAACTGTTAGAGGTCTTGGATCTTAGACATGTCCCGATTGTTCAACTCCCAGATGAAACAGTGAAGTTTTTTAACTTGAAGTATTTAAACTTGAAAGGAACAAAGGTGAAAGAGCTTCCGAGGGACATAGGAAACCTTCATAATTTGGAAACCCTGGACATTAGGCATTCCAAAATTAGGTCACTTCCAGATGGGATTGTTAAGTTAAATAACTTACGACATCTTTTGATGTACCATTGCAATTTTGAAGATCTTTTTAGGTCTTATTATTTCTTTGATGGCACGCAAGTACCACTTGACATATGTAAGCTAAAGAGCTTACAAGTTTTGGATGCTATCGAATTACGAGACGGGTTAACCAAACAACTTGCACACTTGACCCAACTCACAAGAATGAGCTTAACAAATGTGAGAGAGGCCGATGAGGAGGACTTGTGCAAGTCCATCGAAAGCATGAGACTCCTTGAACACTTGTTTGTCCATACAAGTACAGAGGATGAAGTGCTACACTTGGATGCATTGCCGTCAGCTCCTTCTGTACTCAACGCACTTGGTCTAATTGGAAAATTAGAGAGGGTTCCGCTTTGGTTTCATTCTCTTCAAAACCTTACAGCACTGAGATTGCATTGGTCAAGATTAACAGAAGATTTTCTTCCTCACATCAAAGCTCTGCCTAATTTGGCCATACTTCGGCTAAACAAGGCATACGTTGGAAATCAATTGGTCTTTCATACAGGATTCCCAAAGCTTGCTGAATTGTACCTAATGGATTTTCCTCAGTTGAATGTGATCGTCATAGAGAGGGGGGCGATGCCTGCATTACAGACACTGGTAATTACTGAATGCATGGGGTTAAAGCAATTGCCTAATGGAATCGAACACCTTACATGTCtccaaaatttgagttttgtaaGTGTTCCTAATGAGCTTGTAGAGCGAATACGCGGAGAAGAAAGCTTGGATCATGCCAAGGTTGAGCACATCTCTGAAATCAGTTATCACTACAAAACTGAACATGGATGGTTGGGTGAAAGACTGCGATCCTCTCTACAATGGGTTGTTCGACCCTCATCTTCTTCGGTCGACATTCTTACCCGGGATGGGCTACCTTTTTTACCAG GTAATTGA